A stretch of Phragmites australis chromosome 12, lpPhrAust1.1, whole genome shotgun sequence DNA encodes these proteins:
- the LOC133887478 gene encoding uncharacterized protein LOC133887478: MQWRPEFSFPGSPARGPERALPPRPRANPMAPRAGEEEIRWLQASRQGSPDYASGGSGTPSPQLWVHHEHHHRLYPASAGSSPSRAQAIAGYRREMLDLVRGLPESAYELSLRDIVEHPSSSPPPLPPPPSNTYAAQRDHEPADTKKDAAADTVDEQATKQSGGAKNKKQGRKQRTMRKQRSRSLERSVSLDTGLLIKLFLPLSVGGKKKVSPKPDGAKDAKKKDKEKRKQGKKEEAKEQEEEWWTKSEFSEAGSSSRTSSSNSGTGSVRNGHRNSSSNPRAPVRSSSRKRTGCYAFFRANKSKNGVSQE; encoded by the exons ATGCAGTGGCGGCCAGAGTTTAGCTTCCCGGGCTCGCCGGCGCGGGGACCGGAGCGCGCGCTGCCGCCACGACCGCGCGCGAACCCGATGGCGCCGCGGGCAGGGGAGGAGGAAATCCGGTGGCTGCAGGCCTCGCGGCAGGGCTCGCCGGACTATGCGTCCGGAGGATCAGGCACGCCGTCGCCGCAGCTGTGGGTGCACCACGAGCACCACCACCGGCTGTACCCGGCCTCCGCGGGGAGCTCGCCGTCGCGGGCGCAGGCCATCGCGGGGTACCGCCGCGAGATGCTCGACCTCGTCCGCGGCCTCCCGGAGTCAGCCTACGAGCTCTCCCTCCGCGACATCGTCGAGCACCCGTCGTCATCcccacctcctcttcctcctccgccgtCGAACACCTACGCCGCCCAGAGAGATCACGAGCCCGCCGACACCAAGAAGGACGCCGCGGCGGACACGGTGGACGAGCAGGCCACGAAGCAGAGCGGCGGCGCCAAGAACAAGAAACAGGGGAGGAAGCAGAGGACGATGCGGAAGCAGCGGAGCCGGAGCCTGGAGCGGAGCGTCAGCCTGGACACCGGCCTGCTGATCAAGCTCTTCCTGCCGCTCTCCGTCGGCGGCAAGAAGAAGGTCTCACCAAAGCCCGACGGCGCCAAGGAcgccaagaagaaggacaaggaaAAGAGGAAGCaggggaagaaggaggaggcaaAGGAGCAGGAGGAAGAGTGGTGGACGAAGAGCGAGTTCAGCGAGGCGGGGAGCAGCAGCCGTacaagcagcagcaacagcggcACCGGCAGCGTCAGAAATGGACATAGAAATAGCAGCAGCAACCCAAGAGCTCCAGTCAGGAGTAGCAGCAG AAAGAGAACTGGGTGCTATGCTTTCTTCAGAGCAAACAAAAGCAAAAATGGAGTCAGCCAAGAATAG